From a single Halobellus ruber genomic region:
- the fer gene encoding ferredoxin Fer codes for MGSPYDVLGLDADADEDAVVRAYRKRVKEVHPDHGGSVAAFKRVRRAYEHLTAGRDPAAFEAGEASAGSDRPESTDGRTGSAEEEVSSAGDTGDGDGELGPTVEYLDYAAVESYGWNITDDDLFEKAETADLGVDTHGILVVEPRETLLEAAERYGFSWPYACRGGACANCAVAVVEGDLEMPVSTVLDDDLTDRGVRLSCIGEPVTDDLKIVFNIEHLPGLAELRLPAEQFGSARADD; via the coding sequence GTGGGATCGCCGTACGACGTATTGGGGCTCGACGCCGACGCCGACGAGGACGCCGTCGTCCGAGCGTACCGCAAACGGGTGAAGGAGGTCCACCCCGACCACGGGGGGTCGGTCGCGGCGTTCAAACGCGTCCGACGGGCCTACGAACACCTCACTGCCGGTCGGGACCCCGCGGCGTTCGAGGCGGGCGAGGCCTCAGCCGGGAGCGACCGACCGGAGTCGACCGACGGACGGACCGGTTCCGCCGAGGAGGAGGTCTCATCGGCCGGTGACACCGGCGACGGGGATGGTGAACTGGGACCGACGGTCGAGTATCTCGACTACGCCGCAGTCGAGTCCTATGGGTGGAACATCACGGACGACGATCTCTTCGAGAAGGCCGAAACAGCGGATCTCGGGGTCGACACCCACGGAATCCTGGTGGTCGAGCCCCGGGAGACCCTGCTGGAAGCCGCAGAGCGGTACGGGTTCTCCTGGCCGTACGCCTGTCGCGGCGGCGCGTGTGCGAACTGCGCCGTTGCGGTAGTGGAGGGCGACCTCGAGATGCCGGTGAGTACGGTGCTGGACGACGACCTGACCGACCGCGGGGTCAGACTCTCCTGTATCGGCGAGCCGGTCACGGACGACCTGAAGATCGTGTTCAACATCGAACACCTTCCGGGGCTCGCGGAGCTACGGCTCCCAGCCGAACAGTTCGGCAGCGCCCGCGCGGACGATTAG